Proteins encoded by one window of Agrobacterium vitis:
- a CDS encoding phosphodiesterase: MKIIQITDTHLMPPGIIVNGVDPEKQLRAAVGDIVEKHADADLLVMTGDLCNHGDPEAYELLREILAPVPFDIRLMLGNHDRRPEFQAAFPAQPCDSNGYIQSFADTEFGRLLFLDSHEAGVIGGMYGADRLAWLDTTLESAGDLPVTVFIHHPPMDCGIRHFENIGLHDDGALMRRLSTHRPGIRHIVFGHIHVPLAGTSAEGISYSSGQACAHRFITDLDAPDPLWTGGNPCYRIICLDDHGLRAYGAEVGEAIFGQASICEGP; the protein is encoded by the coding sequence ATGAAGATCATCCAGATCACCGATACCCATCTCATGCCACCGGGCATCATCGTCAACGGCGTCGACCCTGAAAAGCAGCTGCGTGCGGCGGTGGGTGACATTGTTGAAAAGCATGCCGATGCAGATCTTCTGGTGATGACCGGTGATCTCTGCAATCACGGCGATCCCGAGGCCTACGAACTTCTACGCGAAATTCTGGCGCCGGTACCCTTCGACATCCGCCTGATGCTTGGCAACCATGATCGCAGGCCGGAATTCCAGGCGGCTTTTCCAGCCCAGCCATGTGATAGCAATGGTTACATCCAATCCTTTGCGGATACGGAATTCGGACGGCTGCTGTTTCTGGACAGTCATGAAGCGGGTGTCATCGGCGGCATGTACGGTGCCGACCGCCTTGCATGGCTCGATACTACCTTGGAAAGCGCTGGCGATTTGCCCGTCACAGTTTTCATCCATCATCCACCGATGGATTGCGGTATCAGGCATTTCGAAAACATCGGCCTGCATGACGATGGCGCGCTGATGCGCCGCCTTAGCACCCATCGGCCAGGTATCCGTCATATTGTGTTCGGTCATATCCATGTGCCGCTTGCCGGCACAAGCGCTGAAGGCATCAGCTATAGTTCCGGTCAGGCTTGCGCGCACCGCTTCATCACCGATCTCGATGCGCCCGACCCGCTCTGGACCGGTGGCAATCCCTGCTATCGGATCATTTGCCTTGATGATCACGGACTGCGTGCCTATGGCGCCGAAGTGGGGGAGGCTATCTTCGGGCAAGCGTCCATTTGCGAAGGGCCATGA
- a CDS encoding ABC transporter substrate-binding protein, with protein sequence MKMNRRTVVSGLAFGLAAAALSTPVLAADEVTLNVLYNLPGFTKFHQPLADAFMKNNPNVKINFLAPAPGYNEGQQQVLRAAVTGNLPDVYFSGFNLTAELVHTLAPRNQITDLAPFIAAEGGQAFLDKNYNPKMAALGQIDGKQYGLPVNASSPIIYINADLVKKAGGDPDNMPKTFPELIALAKKIHGLDPKISGMSYDINGWPDDWLWQALILEQGGTLVNEKTKTVAFDNEIGLNALKMIRQFVTEGGQTLLDWDQSRQQFGAGLTGFIFSTPAHVQTIEGLVGDRFKLKTATFPLDNPEKGGVPTGGNSAVILTQDKAKQDAAWKYLKWITGPEAQNTIVRITGYLPTNKLATGSDYLAPYYAEHPNVKTASLQADRSLPWAGYPGGDSVRVWRTQRDIIGTVMRGEVTPEVGLKQMVDQTNALLK encoded by the coding sequence ATGAAAATGAACCGACGCACCGTGGTGAGCGGTCTGGCTTTCGGCCTGGCTGCTGCCGCGCTTTCCACGCCCGTGCTGGCTGCTGACGAAGTCACGCTCAACGTGCTTTACAATCTGCCAGGCTTCACAAAATTCCATCAGCCGCTGGCCGATGCGTTCATGAAGAACAATCCCAATGTAAAGATCAATTTTCTGGCGCCCGCTCCAGGCTATAACGAGGGTCAGCAGCAGGTTCTGCGCGCCGCCGTGACCGGCAATCTACCCGATGTTTATTTCTCAGGCTTCAACCTGACCGCCGAACTCGTTCACACACTGGCGCCCCGCAACCAGATCACCGATCTGGCGCCGTTTATCGCGGCGGAAGGCGGCCAGGCCTTCCTCGACAAAAATTACAACCCGAAAATGGCGGCCCTCGGCCAGATTGATGGTAAGCAATACGGCCTGCCCGTCAATGCCTCTTCGCCAATCATCTATATCAATGCTGACCTGGTGAAGAAGGCTGGCGGCGATCCGGACAATATGCCGAAAACCTTTCCCGAACTGATCGCGCTGGCCAAGAAGATCCACGGGCTCGATCCGAAAATCTCCGGCATGAGCTACGACATCAATGGTTGGCCGGATGATTGGCTTTGGCAGGCATTGATTCTCGAGCAGGGCGGCACATTGGTCAATGAAAAGACCAAGACTGTGGCTTTTGACAACGAGATTGGCCTCAATGCTCTGAAAATGATTCGCCAGTTCGTGACCGAGGGTGGTCAGACCCTGCTCGACTGGGACCAGTCCCGTCAGCAATTCGGTGCCGGTCTCACCGGTTTCATCTTCTCGACACCGGCTCATGTCCAGACGATCGAGGGACTGGTGGGCGACCGTTTCAAGCTGAAGACGGCAACCTTCCCGCTGGACAACCCGGAAAAAGGTGGCGTGCCGACGGGCGGCAACTCAGCCGTGATCCTGACGCAGGACAAGGCCAAGCAGGACGCCGCCTGGAAATACCTGAAATGGATCACCGGTCCTGAGGCCCAGAACACCATCGTGCGGATCACCGGCTATCTGCCGACCAACAAGCTTGCAACCGGTTCGGACTATCTCGCGCCTTATTATGCCGAGCATCCGAATGTAAAGACCGCCTCGCTCCAGGCAGACCGGTCCTTGCCGTGGGCCGGTTATCCAGGTGGGGATTCCGTTCGCGTCTGGCGCACGCAGCGCGACATTATCGGCACGGTAATGCGCGGTGAAGTGACGCCGGAGGTTGGCCTAAAGCAGATGGTCGACCAGACCAACGCATTGTTGAAATAA
- a CDS encoding sugar ABC transporter permease codes for MERRMVRRGLLFAAPAGLLLLAIYIIPMLVLAAFSVTDYQLGALTIHFVGLGNFIKAFHDPVFTRAVINTAIYAVIVIPFGVFLALGVALLVHNRKRSRAFWEVAYFLPVTATLVAMATVWQFLLHPSLGPVNAAIKWLGFEPVAFLSNPMLLIPTMAWIGIWQVLGFNMVLFLAGLTAIPKDLHEAVRLDGAKNAIDRFFTVTWPMLGPTTLFVVVTTSISAFKVFETVAVLTKGRSGSETLLFDLYLEGFEYSNTGYAAALTLLFLAIVLILSIGQTLHMDRKVHY; via the coding sequence ATGGAGCGCAGGATGGTCCGCCGTGGCCTGTTGTTTGCCGCTCCGGCCGGTCTGCTGCTTCTGGCGATCTATATCATTCCGATGCTGGTGCTGGCCGCTTTTTCGGTGACGGATTATCAGCTCGGTGCTCTCACCATTCACTTTGTCGGGCTCGGAAATTTCATCAAGGCCTTTCACGATCCCGTCTTCACGCGTGCGGTGATCAACACGGCGATCTACGCCGTGATCGTCATTCCCTTTGGCGTGTTCCTGGCGCTCGGCGTGGCGCTTCTGGTTCATAATCGCAAGCGCAGCCGGGCCTTCTGGGAAGTCGCCTATTTCCTTCCGGTTACCGCGACGCTCGTGGCGATGGCGACGGTCTGGCAATTCCTGCTGCACCCCTCACTCGGGCCGGTGAATGCGGCAATCAAATGGCTGGGCTTCGAGCCCGTCGCCTTCCTGTCCAATCCGATGCTGCTCATTCCAACCATGGCATGGATTGGCATCTGGCAGGTTCTTGGCTTCAACATGGTGTTGTTCCTTGCCGGGCTGACGGCCATTCCCAAGGATTTGCACGAGGCCGTTCGGCTGGACGGTGCCAAAAATGCCATCGACCGGTTTTTCACCGTCACCTGGCCCATGCTGGGACCGACCACCTTGTTCGTGGTTGTCACAACCTCGATCTCGGCTTTCAAGGTGTTCGAAACCGTCGCGGTGCTGACCAAGGGCCGTTCGGGGTCGGAAACCCTGCTGTTCGATCTCTATCTCGAAGGGTTCGAATATTCGAATACCGGTTACGCCGCAGCTTTGACGCTGCTCTTCCTCGCCATCGTCCTGATCCTGTCGATTGGCCAGACACTGCATATGGACCGGAAGGTACATTATTAA
- a CDS encoding carbohydrate ABC transporter permease — protein sequence MIRLRTYLPHVVLAAGAFVMLLPFYWMVLTSIRSPSEIFNVSLWPIPEKFEGLENYARAASQVPMARFMLNGVIVCFGILFVQVLTAVPAAYALAKLRFPGRKLLLTLVIAALCVPIQALALPLFVGLAKAQLLNTYFAMMAPFFLSVFAIFLFHQSFRSYPDEIIEAARMDGFSEMEICWGLVLRGSLPSLAAFAVFSLVAHWNDLYWPMIVISDTNLAPPPLGMLLFADVESGANYGALMAGATLITAPMVLCFLLARRHFIAGITMTGVK from the coding sequence ATGATCCGGCTTCGTACCTATCTTCCGCACGTCGTTTTGGCTGCTGGCGCTTTCGTCATGCTCTTGCCGTTCTACTGGATGGTTTTGACTTCGATCCGTTCGCCATCGGAAATATTCAATGTTTCCCTCTGGCCGATCCCGGAAAAATTCGAGGGTCTGGAAAACTACGCAAGGGCTGCCAGTCAGGTGCCGATGGCACGCTTCATGCTGAATGGCGTCATCGTCTGTTTTGGCATCCTGTTCGTCCAGGTCCTGACCGCGGTTCCCGCAGCCTATGCCTTGGCAAAACTTCGCTTCCCAGGGCGAAAACTGTTGTTGACGCTGGTGATTGCCGCGCTCTGCGTGCCGATCCAGGCACTGGCCTTGCCTCTCTTTGTCGGACTGGCGAAGGCACAACTCCTCAACACCTATTTCGCCATGATGGCGCCCTTCTTCCTGTCGGTTTTTGCAATCTTCCTGTTTCACCAATCTTTCCGCAGCTATCCCGATGAAATCATCGAGGCGGCACGGATGGATGGTTTTTCCGAGATGGAAATCTGCTGGGGCCTGGTCTTGCGAGGCTCACTGCCGTCGCTTGCGGCGTTTGCAGTCTTTTCGCTGGTTGCCCATTGGAATGATCTCTATTGGCCGATGATCGTGATTTCCGACACCAATCTGGCTCCGCCGCCTCTGGGCATGCTGTTGTTCGCGGATGTCGAATCCGGTGCGAATTACGGTGCGCTTATGGCTGGCGCAACACTAATTACCGCGCCGATGGTGCTGTGCTTCCTCCTGGCACGGCGGCACTTCATCGCGGGTATCACCATGACCGGCGTCAAGTGA
- a CDS encoding ABC transporter ATP-binding protein: protein MMQHSLKLAGIGKSFASDDILKNIDLDVRPGEFLSLVGMSGCGKSTLLRIIAGLERPDRGQVLIDNSDVTDMDPSDRNLAMVFQSYALYPHMTVRQNIATPLRMRRLSLAGRLPLIGRLVAPSEIVKDIKRSVEEAAETLQISHLLDRRPAQLSGGQRQRVALARALVRSPAAFLMDEPLSNLDAKLRAHMREELAGLHRRLGATFIYVTHDQIEAMTMSDRVALMHEGRIEQLGTPDELYHRPATLTVARFIGTPSINLLPVMIGVQGQVTAFGKDLDLRATEQDSGPATLGLRPEDLRTQDLRAGGNGFAVRVQRSETHGADRFVTCRLVDDETVVVTMRQGAREAIGADAHGLMTIGFTAERAHLFGADGTRCAVSIRERVAA from the coding sequence ATGATGCAACATTCTCTAAAACTGGCTGGAATTGGAAAAAGCTTCGCATCTGATGATATTCTGAAGAATATCGATCTCGATGTCCGTCCTGGCGAGTTCCTGTCGCTTGTTGGCATGTCCGGCTGCGGCAAGTCGACCCTGTTGCGGATCATCGCTGGATTGGAGCGGCCCGATCGCGGCCAGGTTCTGATCGACAATTCGGATGTGACCGACATGGATCCGAGCGACCGCAACTTGGCGATGGTGTTCCAGTCCTATGCGCTCTATCCCCACATGACTGTGCGGCAGAACATTGCCACGCCGCTGCGGATGCGGCGCTTGTCGCTTGCGGGTCGATTGCCTTTGATCGGGCGTCTGGTTGCGCCTTCCGAGATTGTGAAAGACATCAAGCGCAGCGTTGAAGAGGCTGCGGAGACATTGCAGATTTCGCATCTTCTGGATCGCAGGCCTGCCCAGCTCTCAGGCGGCCAGCGGCAGCGTGTGGCGCTGGCGCGGGCGCTGGTGCGCTCGCCTGCCGCCTTCCTGATGGATGAGCCACTTTCCAATCTCGACGCCAAGCTTCGCGCCCATATGCGCGAAGAGCTTGCCGGCCTGCATCGCCGCCTTGGCGCGACCTTCATCTATGTCACCCATGATCAGATCGAGGCCATGACCATGTCGGACCGTGTCGCGCTGATGCATGAAGGCCGGATCGAGCAATTGGGGACACCCGATGAACTGTACCACCGGCCAGCGACATTGACGGTGGCGCGTTTCATCGGCACCCCCTCGATCAATCTTCTGCCTGTCATGATCGGCGTGCAGGGGCAGGTTACCGCTTTCGGAAAGGACCTCGACCTGAGGGCAACCGAACAGGATAGCGGACCGGCAACGCTAGGCCTTCGGCCCGAAGACCTGCGGACCCAAGATCTGAGGGCGGGCGGCAACGGCTTTGCCGTGCGCGTCCAGCGCAGCGAGACCCATGGCGCCGACCGGTTCGTAACCTGCCGTCTTGTCGATGATGAAACGGTCGTGGTGACGATGCGGCAAGGCGCGAGAGAAGCTATCGGTGCTGATGCACATGGTCTGATGACCATTGGCTTTACAGCTGAGCGCGCTCATCTGTTTGGCGCAGATGGCACGCGCTGCGCCGTTTCTATTCGTGAACGGGTGGCGGCATGA
- a CDS encoding aldehyde dehydrogenase family protein gives MQQNIGQSAFQPQAYEGFSGQYIAGRWVEGTEGNTAIDRNPYDDTVVAEIAQASLGDLDRAFGAAKAAQTEWARVLPSERAAVFLRAVSILDARKEEIISWIIRESGSTRIKAGIEWGAVRAGMLEAFTLPAAAQGHIIPVDKPGKEARVYKKPVGVVGVISPWNFPLHLSNRSVAPALALGNAVVLKPSNDTPVTGGLLLAKIYEEAGLPAGLLNVVVGSSSVIGDAFSRHPVPRVLTFTGSTPVGRHIAQVAGESSLLKRVGLELGGNAPLVVLDDADLEKAVGAALIGRFMHQGQICMSTNRIIVDASIYDNFVEAFTAAVKTIKFGNPNEPDTLIGPLCNDSQLRSVTASIARARDSGFRECVSGPIEGRVVAPHVFADVTNDSDFARNEIFGPVAPIIRAQDEAQALAFANDTEFGLSSAVFTRDAARGLAFAQQIEAGMSHINDITIHDYPHVMFGGEKNSGLGRFNGKWAVEEFTTDHFISVQR, from the coding sequence TTGCAACAGAATATTGGTCAGTCCGCATTCCAACCACAGGCCTATGAAGGGTTTTCCGGACAGTATATTGCCGGTCGCTGGGTGGAAGGCACCGAGGGAAACACCGCCATCGATCGTAATCCTTACGATGATACGGTTGTGGCGGAAATCGCCCAGGCAAGTCTTGGTGACCTCGATCGTGCATTCGGTGCAGCCAAGGCTGCCCAAACCGAATGGGCGCGGGTATTGCCGAGCGAGCGCGCAGCGGTGTTCCTGAGAGCGGTCTCGATTCTTGACGCCCGCAAGGAAGAAATCATTAGCTGGATTATCCGTGAATCCGGCAGTACGCGCATCAAAGCTGGCATAGAATGGGGCGCGGTGCGCGCTGGCATGCTGGAAGCCTTCACCTTGCCCGCTGCCGCCCAGGGACATATCATTCCAGTCGACAAGCCAGGCAAGGAAGCCCGGGTTTACAAAAAGCCCGTCGGCGTCGTCGGCGTCATCAGCCCGTGGAATTTTCCGCTGCATCTGTCGAACCGTTCTGTGGCGCCAGCGCTTGCGCTTGGAAATGCCGTGGTTTTGAAACCATCGAACGACACGCCGGTCACAGGCGGCCTTCTGTTGGCCAAGATCTATGAGGAAGCTGGCCTGCCCGCAGGCTTGCTCAATGTCGTGGTCGGTAGCTCGAGCGTCATCGGCGACGCTTTCTCGCGTCATCCGGTTCCTCGCGTCCTCACCTTCACCGGCTCCACACCTGTCGGACGCCATATCGCCCAGGTGGCGGGTGAATCCTCCCTGCTCAAGCGTGTAGGCCTTGAGCTTGGCGGCAATGCACCGCTGGTGGTTCTCGATGATGCCGACCTGGAAAAGGCCGTGGGAGCAGCCCTGATCGGCCGCTTCATGCATCAAGGCCAAATCTGCATGAGCACGAACCGCATCATCGTTGATGCCTCGATTTATGACAACTTCGTCGAGGCGTTTACTGCTGCAGTAAAGACGATCAAATTCGGAAACCCGAACGAGCCGGATACCTTGATCGGCCCGCTCTGCAACGACAGCCAGCTGCGCAGCGTCACCGCAAGTATTGCGCGGGCGCGCGACAGCGGCTTCCGCGAATGCGTATCCGGCCCAATCGAGGGACGGGTGGTTGCACCGCATGTCTTCGCCGACGTAACCAATGATTCCGACTTCGCCCGCAATGAGATCTTTGGCCCGGTCGCACCGATCATCCGCGCTCAAGATGAAGCCCAGGCCTTGGCTTTCGCCAATGACACCGAATTCGGCCTTTCCAGCGCCGTTTTCACCCGCGATGCGGCCCGTGGATTGGCCTTTGCCCAGCAGATTGAGGCTGGAATGTCCCATATCAACGACATCACCATCCATGACTATCCGCATGTGATGTTTGGTGGAGAGAAAAACTCCGGTCTTGGGCGCTTTAACGGCAAATGGGCCGTTGAAGAGTTCACCACGGATCATTTCATCTCGGTACAGCGATAA